The following coding sequences lie in one Kiloniellales bacterium genomic window:
- a CDS encoding glycosyltransferase family 2 protein, with product MEAFGCLDATSRSSVSIVVPAYNEEAVLETFHQRLTAVLEQLPLRSEIVYVNDGSRDTTLETLYRLREGDPRVTVLDLSRNFGKEIALTAGIDHSIGDAVVVIDADLQDPPELIPELIAPWRERGVDVVYAKRKTRADDAWLKKVTAVLFYKLMLRVGEVPIPPDTGDFRLLSRRAVEGVKRLRERHRFMKGIFAWVGFSQEAIAYDRDRRYAGNTKWNYWKLWNLAIEGITSATTAPLRLSSYMGLLIALLAFLGGVWIIIKTIIFGDPVQGWPSMMVVILFLGGVQMVVLGVMGEYLGRLFNESKGRPLYLLNDAAPSELAQMEKEQFETSASVSRPPQGAQ from the coding sequence ATGGAAGCCTTCGGATGCCTGGATGCAACAAGCCGTTCCTCGGTTTCGATTGTTGTTCCTGCCTATAACGAAGAAGCCGTCCTTGAGACATTTCACCAACGGCTGACGGCGGTTCTGGAGCAGTTACCGCTTCGGTCCGAGATCGTCTACGTCAACGACGGTAGCCGGGATACGACGCTCGAAACACTCTATCGCTTGAGGGAAGGGGATCCGCGGGTCACGGTGCTCGATCTTAGCCGAAACTTTGGAAAGGAAATCGCGCTCACGGCCGGCATCGATCATTCTATCGGGGATGCCGTCGTCGTGATCGATGCCGACCTACAGGACCCGCCAGAGCTTATTCCAGAGCTGATCGCACCTTGGCGCGAAAGAGGTGTCGACGTCGTTTATGCCAAGCGCAAGACGAGAGCGGACGACGCGTGGCTGAAGAAAGTAACTGCGGTACTTTTCTACAAGTTGATGCTTCGCGTCGGCGAAGTGCCGATTCCCCCAGATACGGGAGATTTTCGGCTGCTCAGCCGCCGGGCGGTGGAAGGCGTCAAAAGGCTTCGCGAACGCCATCGTTTCATGAAGGGTATTTTTGCGTGGGTCGGCTTCAGCCAAGAGGCAATCGCTTATGATCGAGATCGACGCTATGCCGGTAACACAAAGTGGAACTATTGGAAGCTGTGGAACTTGGCCATAGAAGGCATCACCTCGGCTACTACCGCACCGCTTCGTCTGTCCAGCTACATGGGCCTGCTCATTGCTTTACTGGCCTTCTTGGGCGGTGTGTGGATCATCATAAAAACAATTATCTTTGGTGATCCCGTACAAGGCTGGCCATCAATGATGGTGGTCATCCTGTTCTTGGGCGGCGTCCAAATGGTTGTCTTGGGAGTTATGGGCGAGTATCTGGGTCGTTTATTCAACGAATCGAAAGGCCGGCCACTTTATTTATTGAATGATGCTGCCCCCTCGGAGCTCGCTCAAATGGAAAAGGAACAGTTTGAGACGTCTGCCTCAGTGTCGCGACCGCCTCAGGGTGCGCAATGA